Proteins found in one Labrenzia sp. VG12 genomic segment:
- a CDS encoding phytanoyl-CoA dioxygenase family protein: MTPLSYLKAPFWVLGLAGTDKSPRKNPLLGSEKLNSWGLHKKRVALAASLAASRRVRLARLVDPEQRAFFDENGYFLVRDFLPDEVFAQLKEEVFNQPFPTREMRQGQAVTRMTLLPPRVLGKNPAIAQAVRDSRAINMLRYAASQGGQPLNFLQTVLVEPQKVKKKDPQSDAHADTFHATSKAWLFLQDVAEDEGPFFFVPGSHKLTKERLEWEYECSLTAARDPRSHHASGSFRIRTDELASLGLPQPVKMAVPENTLVVADTFAFHGRTPSDKPTIRSEIHWHMRRNPFLPWTGGDFKSLPFLKDRGMPVLMDLADIADKTLKMRNVWRPVGDVMVRSKAHV, from the coding sequence ATGACACCCCTGTCTTATCTGAAAGCCCCGTTCTGGGTTCTGGGTCTTGCCGGAACCGACAAGTCGCCGCGCAAGAACCCTCTTCTGGGCAGCGAAAAGCTCAACAGTTGGGGACTTCATAAAAAACGAGTCGCTCTTGCCGCGAGCCTCGCGGCCTCCAGGCGGGTCCGGCTGGCCCGGCTGGTCGATCCGGAGCAGCGTGCGTTTTTTGACGAGAACGGCTACTTTCTGGTCAGGGATTTCCTGCCGGACGAGGTGTTTGCCCAGCTGAAGGAAGAGGTGTTCAATCAACCTTTCCCGACGCGGGAAATGCGCCAGGGCCAGGCCGTGACGCGCATGACCCTCCTGCCACCCCGGGTCCTTGGCAAGAACCCGGCGATTGCACAGGCCGTAAGGGATTCACGCGCGATCAACATGCTTCGATACGCGGCGTCGCAGGGCGGTCAGCCGCTCAACTTCCTCCAGACCGTCCTTGTCGAACCGCAAAAGGTGAAGAAGAAGGATCCGCAGTCGGATGCCCATGCAGACACATTCCACGCAACCTCCAAGGCCTGGCTGTTTCTGCAGGATGTGGCAGAGGACGAGGGGCCCTTCTTTTTCGTGCCGGGCTCGCACAAGCTCACCAAGGAGCGGCTGGAATGGGAATACGAATGTTCCCTGACGGCTGCAAGAGACCCGCGCTCGCATCACGCCAGCGGGTCCTTCCGCATTCGCACTGACGAGCTGGCCTCGCTCGGTCTGCCTCAGCCGGTCAAGATGGCGGTACCGGAAAACACCCTTGTGGTGGCCGATACGTTCGCCTTTCATGGCCGCACGCCCTCCGACAAGCCGACCATCCGTTCCGAGATCCACTGGCATATGCGCCGCAACCCGTTCCTTCCCTGGACAGGCGGTGATTTCAAATCCCTGCCATTCTTGAAAGACCGGGGCATGCCAGTGCTTATGGATCTCGCCGATATCGCTGATAAAACGCTGAAGATGCGCAACGTCTGGCGGCCGGTTGGGGACGTGATGGTGCGCTCAAAGGCGCATGTCTGA
- a CDS encoding DUF1131 family protein — translation MRLSALGIASVLAVTAAACTPTGELDGTSSRLVRTSNETLVQITEDRIGGINSETTYGQKAIEAALPGFTTEGIQTAVENNTEWALAAFNSDGFQVLQVFKGQNGKVRTVHGVTHHLQGPNGERIGMTFSEIGTSRADCRVGKNLWRGMAICQSTGHPNVELVYAIPGYQGPFDRLPAENDLFDAELQRILWTPKS, via the coding sequence ATGCGTCTGAGTGCCCTTGGTATTGCGTCTGTTCTTGCCGTCACAGCTGCGGCCTGTACACCGACCGGAGAGCTCGACGGTACGTCCAGCAGACTGGTGCGCACCTCGAACGAAACGCTGGTTCAGATTACCGAAGACCGGATCGGCGGCATCAACAGCGAAACGACTTACGGCCAGAAGGCGATCGAGGCCGCCCTGCCCGGCTTTACCACCGAGGGCATCCAGACCGCTGTAGAAAACAACACCGAGTGGGCGCTGGCCGCCTTCAACAGCGACGGCTTCCAGGTGCTGCAGGTGTTCAAGGGCCAGAACGGCAAGGTTCGCACCGTTCATGGCGTGACCCACCATCTGCAAGGCCCGAACGGTGAACGCATCGGCATGACCTTCTCGGAAATCGGAACGTCGCGCGCCGACTGCCGGGTGGGCAAGAACCTCTGGCGCGGCATGGCGATCTGCCAGTCGACCGGCCACCCGAATGTTGAACTGGTCTACGCCATCCCGGGCTACCAGGGCCCGTTCGACCGCCTGCCGGCAGAAAACGACCTGTTTGACGCCGAACTGCAGCGGATTCTCTGGACGCCGAAAAGCTGA